One genomic window of Polyangium aurulentum includes the following:
- a CDS encoding DotU family type IV/VI secretion system protein, translating into MSLSQSMYWVCSDVLSLILQLRNSRDLPAPDILQRRVLQLFDTMMANGREARIPEQDMIDAKFALAAFADEVIYHSSWPGKTQWLSNPLQLQFFQLNTAGDQFFANLDSLHGQRNRAHVAQIYFLCLALGFQGKYRLRHQEGLQAVVEGLGNYVALAEGGGDQIAPNAERKDGGGGTVRRELPYLAVAIGFLALALVVIFILWLIIGSNADSTADAIRRLLGTGK; encoded by the coding sequence ATGAGCCTGTCGCAGTCGATGTATTGGGTTTGCTCGGACGTCCTGTCGCTGATCTTGCAGCTCAGAAACTCCCGCGACCTGCCCGCGCCCGACATCTTGCAGAGGCGCGTCTTGCAGCTGTTCGACACGATGATGGCGAACGGGCGCGAGGCGCGGATCCCCGAGCAGGACATGATCGACGCGAAGTTCGCGCTCGCGGCCTTCGCGGACGAGGTCATCTACCACTCGAGCTGGCCGGGCAAGACGCAGTGGCTCTCGAACCCGCTGCAGCTTCAGTTCTTCCAGCTCAACACCGCCGGCGATCAGTTCTTCGCCAACCTCGACAGCCTGCACGGCCAGCGCAACCGCGCGCACGTCGCGCAGATCTACTTCCTCTGCTTGGCCCTCGGGTTTCAGGGGAAATACCGCCTGCGCCACCAGGAGGGCCTGCAAGCGGTGGTCGAGGGGCTCGGCAACTACGTCGCCCTCGCCGAGGGCGGCGGCGATCAGATCGCCCCCAACGCCGAGCGCAAGGATGGCGGCGGCGGGACGGTGCGCAGGGAGCTGCCCTATCTCGCGGTGGCGATCGGGTTCTTGGCCCTGGCGCTGGTCGTGATCTTCATCCTTTGGCTCATCATCGGCTCCAACGCCGACTCCACCGCCGACGCGATCCGAAGGCTCCTCGGCACCGGCAAGTAA
- the tssH gene encoding type VI secretion system ATPase TssH has product MLVEPKSIIKRLTRTCTAALEGAVVQCVNARHYEVTVEHLLLALLDDPNSDVAFLAMHYDLDPARLRASLQRSLEDLRTGNAGKPVFSPTMLEWFQDAFVVGSMEYGYTKVRSGALFQRLVQQPTRYTVSGIGALLEGISRDDVKTNLQKIVSGSKEEQESVAAAPGAAGGAGAGAGGLPQGAASASADSALAKYCVDYTGRARAGQIDPIFGRESEIRQMIDILGRRRKNNPIIVGDSGVGKTALVEGLALMVVAGEVPPLFQGVEIMGLDLGLLQAGAGVKGEFENRMKQVISEVKGSAKPIILFIDEAHTIIGAGGQQGAGDAANLLKPALARGELRTIAATTWSEYKKYFEKDAALARRFQPVKVDEPSEAVAITMLRGLRPKFEEAHGIIVTDEAVTAAVRLSSRYISGRQLPDKAVDLLDTCSARVKIALQQKPAAVEDIEVLIKNIETELAALKRDRDAGVRVDEERVADLDKRLGKAKDDLATTSAAYARETEGTKKVLETRKRMNEAKSESERDAIRKEVVAAIDELQKSQGEVPLIRPDVDEAMVAAVVSAWTGIPVGKMVQDDVKALVEMEGRLNSRIKGQNHALETLAKELRSARAGLKPLNTPIGVFLFVGPSGVGKTETALAIADLLFGGERMMTTINMSEFQEKHTVSRLIGSPPGYVGFGEGGMLTEAVRQRPYTVVLLDECEKADPDVMNLFYQVFDKGMLSDGEGRLVDFKNTVIIMTSNLATDKITNHVVTCWEENRQPNIREIYEEIKPTLSAHFKPALLARMTVVPYVPISPAALGEITRLKLNGLVDRLRKSQRIEATYSDRMVDLIASRCTEVDTGARNIDHILRASLLPMLSQEILAKMAEGVQPKKLLIDIDDNKNFTATFPE; this is encoded by the coding sequence ATGCTCGTCGAACCCAAATCAATCATCAAGCGGCTCACCCGGACCTGCACCGCGGCCCTCGAAGGCGCGGTGGTCCAATGCGTCAACGCTCGCCACTACGAGGTTACGGTCGAGCATCTATTGCTCGCGCTTCTCGACGACCCGAACAGCGACGTCGCGTTCCTCGCGATGCACTACGACCTCGATCCGGCCCGCCTGCGCGCCTCGCTGCAGCGCAGCCTCGAGGACCTGCGCACCGGCAACGCCGGCAAGCCGGTCTTCTCGCCGACGATGCTCGAGTGGTTCCAGGACGCGTTCGTCGTCGGCTCGATGGAGTACGGCTACACGAAGGTTCGCTCCGGCGCGCTCTTCCAGCGCCTCGTGCAGCAGCCGACGCGGTACACGGTGAGCGGCATCGGCGCCCTGCTCGAGGGCATCAGCCGCGATGACGTCAAGACGAACCTGCAGAAGATCGTCAGCGGCTCGAAGGAAGAGCAGGAGAGCGTGGCCGCGGCGCCCGGTGCCGCTGGCGGCGCGGGCGCTGGCGCGGGCGGCCTTCCCCAGGGCGCGGCGAGCGCGTCGGCCGACTCGGCCCTCGCCAAGTACTGCGTCGATTACACCGGCCGCGCGCGCGCCGGGCAGATCGACCCGATCTTCGGCCGCGAGTCCGAGATCCGGCAGATGATCGACATCCTCGGTCGTCGCCGCAAGAACAACCCTATCATCGTGGGCGACAGCGGCGTCGGCAAGACGGCCCTCGTCGAGGGCCTGGCGCTGATGGTCGTCGCCGGCGAGGTGCCTCCGCTCTTCCAGGGCGTCGAGATCATGGGCCTCGACCTCGGCCTCTTGCAGGCCGGCGCGGGCGTGAAGGGCGAGTTCGAGAACCGCATGAAGCAGGTCATCTCGGAGGTGAAGGGCTCGGCGAAGCCGATCATCCTCTTCATCGACGAGGCGCACACCATCATCGGCGCCGGCGGCCAGCAGGGCGCGGGTGACGCGGCAAACCTGCTCAAGCCCGCCCTCGCCCGCGGCGAGCTGCGCACGATCGCGGCCACCACCTGGAGCGAGTACAAGAAGTATTTCGAGAAGGACGCCGCCCTCGCCCGTCGCTTCCAGCCCGTCAAGGTCGACGAGCCGAGCGAGGCCGTCGCGATCACCATGCTCCGCGGCCTGCGCCCCAAGTTCGAGGAGGCGCACGGGATCATCGTGACCGACGAGGCCGTCACCGCGGCCGTGCGTTTGTCGTCCCGTTACATCTCCGGCCGGCAGCTCCCCGACAAGGCCGTCGACCTGCTCGACACCTGTTCGGCGCGCGTGAAGATCGCGCTCCAGCAGAAGCCCGCCGCCGTCGAGGACATCGAGGTCCTGATCAAGAACATCGAGACCGAGCTCGCCGCCCTCAAGCGCGACCGTGACGCGGGCGTGCGCGTCGACGAGGAGCGCGTCGCCGATCTCGACAAGCGCCTCGGCAAGGCCAAGGACGACCTCGCCACGACCTCTGCCGCGTACGCGCGCGAGACCGAGGGCACGAAGAAGGTCCTCGAGACGCGCAAGCGCATGAACGAGGCGAAGAGCGAGAGCGAGCGCGACGCGATCCGCAAGGAGGTCGTCGCCGCGATCGACGAGCTGCAGAAGAGCCAGGGCGAGGTGCCGCTCATCCGGCCCGACGTCGACGAGGCCATGGTCGCCGCCGTCGTCAGCGCCTGGACGGGCATCCCCGTCGGCAAGATGGTGCAGGACGACGTCAAGGCGCTCGTCGAGATGGAGGGCCGCCTCAACAGCCGCATCAAGGGCCAGAACCACGCGCTCGAGACGCTCGCCAAGGAGCTTCGCAGCGCGCGCGCCGGCCTCAAGCCGCTGAACACGCCGATCGGCGTCTTCCTCTTCGTCGGCCCCTCCGGCGTCGGCAAGACGGAGACGGCGCTCGCGATCGCCGACCTGCTCTTCGGCGGCGAGCGCATGATGACGACCATCAACATGTCCGAGTTCCAGGAGAAACACACGGTCTCCCGGCTCATCGGCTCGCCGCCCGGCTACGTCGGCTTCGGCGAGGGCGGCATGCTGACCGAGGCCGTGCGCCAGCGGCCCTACACCGTGGTGCTCCTCGACGAGTGCGAGAAGGCCGATCCGGACGTGATGAACCTGTTCTACCAGGTGTTCGACAAGGGCATGCTCTCGGACGGCGAGGGCCGGCTCGTCGACTTCAAGAACACGGTCATCATCATGACCTCGAACCTCGCGACCGATAAGATCACGAACCACGTGGTCACGTGCTGGGAGGAGAACCGCCAGCCGAACATTCGCGAGATCTACGAGGAGATCAAGCCGACCCTGTCGGCGCACTTCAAGCCCGCGCTCCTCGCGCGTATGACGGTCGTCCCGTACGTGCCCATCTCGCCCGCGGCCCTCGGCGAGATCACGCGCCTCAAGCTGAACGGGCTCGTCGACCGCCTGCGCAAGAGCCAGCGCATCGAGGCGACGTACTCCGATCGGATGGTCGACTTGATCGCGAGCCGGTGCACCGAGGTCGATACGGGCGCCCGTAACATCGACCACATCCTGCGCGCGTCGCTGCTCCCGATGCTGTCGCAGGAGATCCTCGCCAAGATGGCCGAGGGCGTGCAGCCGAAGAAGCTGCTCATCGACATCGACGACAACAAGAACTTCACGGCGACCTTCCCGGAGTAG
- the tssK gene encoding type VI secretion system baseplate subunit TssK, which yields MIHPRKPVWTEGLFMTPQHLQQTDQYHEALLHSRMNSVLSYPWGLVGVQFDERALAAGQLKLVKCHGFFPDGTPFFVGDRGEDQVEARPLEGVFPAALEALDVFLAIPHVRDTHANIALDPSKATPAIRYVAASSTVPDLNTGRSDTSVIWARYNLRLLFGTEPRDAYQTVRIAQLVRDRTGAIVLKKNFIPSYLHIGSSEHIMQGLRRILSAMVGKQKSLAEGRRLRTAASVDFQASDTAKFWMLHSLNSYIPIVSHMVDHGNAHPEDCYIVIASLIGEMSTFSPDGDPTTIPKFNYLDLGDVIDPLFDRALTLISGVLAENFTIVPLEKREDGMYLGKFEDPKLPRTHELFLEAKGIDEGTLRERLPRLLKIGSWTQIGYILNAAMPGVRVAVEYRPPGAIPIKPGIVYLRVDQAGDYWNDILGSGTIAIYQPIDPQKVDLRLIAVQSGK from the coding sequence ATGATCCACCCGCGCAAGCCCGTCTGGACCGAGGGGCTCTTCATGACCCCTCAGCATCTGCAGCAAACGGACCAGTATCACGAGGCCCTGCTGCATTCGCGGATGAACTCGGTCCTGAGCTATCCGTGGGGCCTCGTCGGCGTGCAGTTCGATGAGCGCGCGCTCGCCGCGGGCCAGCTCAAACTCGTCAAGTGTCACGGCTTCTTCCCCGATGGAACGCCCTTCTTCGTGGGCGATCGCGGCGAAGACCAGGTCGAAGCGCGCCCGCTCGAGGGCGTGTTCCCCGCCGCGCTCGAGGCCCTCGACGTCTTCCTCGCGATCCCGCACGTGCGCGACACGCACGCGAACATCGCGCTCGATCCGTCGAAGGCGACGCCCGCGATTCGCTACGTCGCGGCCTCGTCGACCGTGCCCGATCTGAACACGGGCCGCAGCGACACCTCGGTGATCTGGGCGCGCTACAACCTGCGCCTGCTCTTCGGCACCGAGCCGCGCGACGCCTACCAGACCGTGCGCATCGCGCAGCTCGTCCGCGATCGGACGGGCGCGATCGTGCTGAAGAAGAACTTCATCCCCTCGTACCTGCACATCGGCAGCTCCGAGCACATCATGCAGGGCCTGCGCCGCATCCTGTCGGCCATGGTCGGCAAGCAGAAGTCGCTCGCCGAGGGCCGCAGGCTGCGCACGGCGGCGTCCGTCGACTTCCAGGCGTCGGATACGGCCAAGTTCTGGATGCTGCACTCCTTGAACTCGTACATCCCGATCGTGTCGCACATGGTCGACCACGGGAACGCGCACCCCGAGGATTGCTACATCGTCATCGCCTCGCTCATCGGCGAGATGTCGACGTTCTCCCCGGACGGCGATCCGACGACGATCCCCAAGTTCAACTACCTCGATCTGGGCGACGTGATCGATCCGCTCTTCGATCGGGCCCTCACGCTGATCAGCGGCGTCCTCGCGGAGAACTTCACGATCGTGCCGCTCGAGAAGCGCGAGGACGGCATGTACCTCGGCAAGTTCGAGGACCCGAAGCTGCCGCGCACGCACGAGCTGTTCCTCGAGGCCAAGGGCATCGACGAGGGCACGCTGCGCGAGCGATTGCCGCGCCTGCTCAAGATCGGGTCGTGGACCCAGATCGGCTACATCCTGAACGCCGCCATGCCGGGCGTGCGCGTCGCGGTCGAGTACCGCCCGCCGGGTGCGATCCCGATCAAGCCCGGCATCGTGTACCTGCGCGTGGACCAGGCTGGCGATTATTGGAACGACATCCTCGGCTCTGGCACGATCGCCATCTACCAACCCATCGACCCGCAGAAGGTCGATTTGCGGCTGATCGCCGTCCAGTCCGGCAAGTGA
- a CDS encoding lytic transglycosylase domain-containing protein: MSLLHRIPPLVSALAFGYGVGMSAPDAALRPVQAAVSVYGGAGEAPAGPPQTRPAAPSAPKEAPRPKGDFSARMGGDESKELGRLRQVAAREEDRGGSCDLDRPSFSRPPRLASTASEGEGFEVDDLDTAGADALSRLQMPDLKVSITRRTLKYVRFFTRTNRGRQMFETWLKRSGKYQDLVQGELREWRLPEDLIWVAMIESGFDPRVKSPAGAVGLWQFMPATGAVYGLEQNKYVDQRKNPKLATHAAAHHLRDLYLRFGSWDLALAAYNMGYEQLLDRIDRYGTADFNELARQEALPSETASYVPKIAAAALVANNLERFGFDQIELARPVDAGEIAVPPGTSMKTLAKAAGVSTKTLRQLNPDLLTDHVPPGRGDFLVNIPAESLSRAHTMMPILLQTEPIAVGDAQVLDPVDLVGGRELGRKRAAMTENDSLLSLLPSWKKRRALRDPIAALEEQAADDGGEDEEPFKPSRKNRAGRKTLLYKVSPGDTLIGIARQFAMDVDDVARENGLDDEGVVRSGAILKLRVKPDVLDAVGKGAEEEPKAKEDRNAKADEHAPKTREPKGRAAVERKDEGRATKKR, from the coding sequence ATGAGCCTCCTTCACCGGATTCCCCCCCTGGTCTCGGCCCTCGCCTTTGGCTACGGCGTCGGCATGAGCGCGCCGGACGCGGCGCTGCGCCCGGTCCAGGCGGCCGTGTCGGTCTACGGTGGGGCAGGGGAAGCCCCCGCCGGCCCGCCCCAGACCCGCCCCGCGGCCCCGAGCGCCCCGAAGGAGGCCCCGAGGCCGAAGGGCGACTTCTCCGCGCGCATGGGCGGCGACGAATCGAAGGAGCTGGGCCGCCTGCGCCAGGTCGCCGCCCGCGAGGAGGACCGCGGAGGCTCGTGCGACCTCGACCGCCCGAGCTTCTCCCGCCCGCCGAGGCTCGCTTCCACCGCGTCCGAGGGCGAGGGCTTCGAGGTCGACGATCTCGACACGGCCGGCGCCGACGCGCTTTCGCGGCTGCAGATGCCCGACCTGAAGGTGTCGATCACGCGGCGCACGCTGAAGTACGTCCGCTTCTTCACCCGCACCAACCGCGGCCGGCAGATGTTCGAGACCTGGCTCAAGCGCAGCGGCAAATACCAGGACCTCGTGCAGGGCGAGCTGCGCGAGTGGCGCCTGCCCGAGGACCTCATCTGGGTGGCGATGATCGAGAGCGGCTTCGATCCACGCGTGAAATCCCCCGCCGGCGCCGTGGGCCTGTGGCAGTTCATGCCCGCGACGGGCGCCGTCTACGGGCTCGAGCAGAACAAGTACGTCGATCAGCGCAAGAACCCGAAGCTCGCGACGCACGCCGCCGCGCACCACCTGCGCGACCTGTACCTGCGCTTCGGGAGCTGGGACCTCGCGCTCGCCGCCTACAACATGGGCTACGAGCAGCTCCTCGACCGGATCGACCGCTACGGCACCGCCGATTTCAACGAGCTCGCCCGCCAGGAAGCGCTGCCCAGCGAGACCGCCTCCTACGTGCCCAAGATCGCGGCCGCCGCGCTCGTCGCAAACAACCTCGAGCGCTTCGGCTTCGACCAGATCGAGCTCGCTCGCCCGGTCGACGCCGGCGAGATCGCCGTCCCGCCCGGCACGTCGATGAAGACCCTCGCCAAGGCCGCCGGCGTCTCCACGAAGACCCTGCGACAGCTCAACCCGGACCTGCTCACCGATCACGTGCCGCCCGGCCGCGGCGATTTCCTGGTGAACATCCCGGCCGAGTCGCTGTCGCGCGCGCACACGATGATGCCCATCCTCCTGCAGACCGAGCCCATCGCGGTGGGCGACGCGCAGGTGCTCGATCCGGTGGACCTCGTGGGCGGCCGCGAGCTCGGCCGCAAGCGCGCCGCCATGACCGAGAACGACAGCCTCCTGTCGCTCTTGCCGTCGTGGAAGAAGCGCCGCGCGCTGCGCGACCCCATCGCCGCGCTCGAGGAGCAAGCCGCCGATGACGGCGGCGAGGACGAGGAGCCTTTCAAGCCCTCGCGAAAAAACCGGGCTGGCCGCAAGACGCTCCTTTACAAGGTGTCCCCCGGCGACACGTTGATCGGTATCGCGCGCCAGTTCGCGATGGATGTCGACGACGTCGCGCGCGAAAACGGCCTCGACGACGAGGGCGTGGTGCGCAGCGGCGCGATCTTGAAGCTTCGCGTCAAGCCCGACGTGCTCGACGCGGTCGGCAAGGGCGCCGAGGAAGAGCCCAAGGCCAAGGAAGATCGAAACGCGAAAGCGGACGAGCACGCACCCAAGACGCGCGAGCCGAAGGGCCGAGCCGCCGTCGAGCGGAAGGACGAAGGCAGGGCCACCAAAAAAAGGTGA
- the tssJ gene encoding type VI secretion system lipoprotein TssJ gives MAVQARQKIRFRRLAALCGVAGLGLGLVTAVSIGGCSSAGPPPAAPKPCDVQIVTLRIYAADNINPNENQNPRPVVVRLYQLKDEMRMQNATYDEVLLQDKEILADDIVKVDELSVFPNDLVEVKFERAKEASTLGGVALFHSPRGQSWKTFYAFPLPPGEQQCGGRESEAGAPQADPKVSFFIESTKIDNGSEFDESMFPNATAVRRINLPKSKSGGGDPAPKAAAP, from the coding sequence ATGGCGGTCCAAGCGCGGCAAAAGATCCGGTTTCGCAGGCTCGCAGCGCTCTGCGGCGTGGCAGGGCTCGGGCTCGGGCTCGTCACGGCCGTGTCGATCGGGGGATGCTCGTCCGCAGGGCCGCCGCCCGCGGCGCCGAAGCCCTGCGACGTGCAGATCGTCACGCTGCGCATCTACGCAGCGGACAACATCAACCCGAACGAAAACCAGAACCCGCGTCCCGTCGTCGTCCGCCTCTACCAGCTCAAGGACGAGATGCGGATGCAAAACGCGACCTACGACGAGGTGCTCCTGCAGGACAAGGAGATCCTCGCCGACGACATCGTCAAGGTCGACGAGCTGTCCGTCTTCCCGAACGACCTCGTCGAGGTGAAGTTCGAGCGCGCCAAGGAGGCGAGCACGCTCGGAGGCGTCGCGCTCTTCCACAGCCCGCGGGGCCAGAGCTGGAAGACCTTCTACGCCTTCCCGCTGCCCCCCGGCGAGCAGCAGTGCGGCGGCCGCGAGAGCGAAGCGGGCGCGCCCCAGGCCGATCCGAAGGTCTCGTTCTTCATCGAGTCGACCAAGATCGACAACGGCAGCGAGTTCGACGAGTCGATGTTCCCCAACGCGACCGCCGTTCGCCGCATCAACCTGCCCAAATCGAAATCCGGCGGCGGCGATCCCGCGCCCAAGGCCGCTGCGCCTTGA
- the tssM gene encoding type VI secretion system membrane subunit TssM, which produces MWLWILSALFLALVWGVWFILRPTDPGPSAETIPTWIPVAITAVVVLGLLGLVVYRRIRAARAARALEKAIAQQAQEQALAAKPERRAEIQELHRQLQEGINALKSSKLGGGSDALYKLPWYVMVGPPGAGKTTALRHSGLVFPYLDPAGGGVKGVGGTRGCDWWFTNEAILLDTAGRYTTEADDHDEWMAFLEQLHKYRPDKPINGVIVAVNMHDLVDATEEQVESTAKKVRARIDEMQQTLKMVVPVYVMFTKIDLIPGFVEFFGDLKKSERGQPFGATFKLEANKSEPGKLFDAEFDTLVERAHDRGLRRMATERSREVKERVYQFPLEFAAIKANLSSFLNAAFAPSKTPALATPIMRGFYFTSGTQEGKPLDRVLGSMMRAFGMRPAIAEETSQAGAQTEAKSYFLRDVFMNVIFPDKDIAARTAAEIRRQRLQRFAAAAIAAALAFVLLVPAVLSFMNNRALVAETSRISAEAAAVKWTDGGAPVDKVEKLDSLREHAQLLDQYREEGPPVSYRWGMYAGDKLFEPTKDQYIKSLREGFVKPVRARLEDRLSGATGAKYLEEYNDLKTYLLLGDEYKTHLVPEADAAWETGRLLQLWTDLLRPNTDIPESDLKAKLLPHVKYYVDLLRRGAIKGEDLDVAVVGRTRDILARVGPTQRYYDRFVTVLEYEKYDENGPNTRDNLKYPPVALNELFADRPEVLGKVRSSQKERTGKWFEVRGPYTSKGHAQVVASLDEGIKVLERERWVVPLTQEEERQGDKIQQALARVRQDYDTQYIREWLEFFRDVQVEVPPNNKEAIEEFRVLSTPDWPYQRLLRTLEDNTQFDMEDDAAEAAMMADGGLLDQIKERVKRRVDSRVGSRLGTSGRVSNLINLNGPGGPGATYDPIPDKFRRMVRFGVPEMPKQTAEGVTPPPPAPAELSKYIGHLERLSAEMGAIEDAPPGASTQNAREKFGDAVRETEQLLLKMDETGQELMTPLLMNPLRQGYKAVMRSAGGSASGLWEVVVWPPFREKIKDRYPFDLSSARDASFEDTIAFFKPKDGTLWGFYEQYLDPFHIRVGHDFIPKGGLEGSPKPAKPFTPFNAMLYPCLHRAHEITEAMWPDGPAEKPKVTFNVNLKTVSPIVSEVVFEIDGQKRLYRNEKEFWQTFTWPGEKHTGAKLRVRGAGGLDEELTREGPWGIFRLFEAGTTTAEKDKDDVFTVTWQMTAPPVTVTMEVRPTRANHPFVNSFFRATNCPPSIGDAFGGKKGS; this is translated from the coding sequence ATGTGGTTGTGGATCCTCAGCGCACTGTTCCTCGCCCTGGTCTGGGGCGTCTGGTTCATCCTGCGGCCGACGGACCCAGGGCCGTCTGCCGAGACGATTCCGACGTGGATCCCGGTCGCCATCACGGCCGTCGTGGTCCTCGGGCTCCTGGGCCTCGTGGTCTACCGGCGCATCCGGGCGGCGCGGGCGGCGCGCGCGCTCGAGAAGGCGATCGCGCAGCAGGCGCAGGAGCAGGCGCTCGCCGCCAAGCCCGAGCGCCGCGCCGAGATCCAGGAGCTGCATCGCCAGCTCCAGGAGGGCATCAACGCGCTGAAGAGCTCGAAGCTCGGCGGCGGGAGCGACGCCCTCTACAAGCTGCCCTGGTACGTGATGGTCGGCCCGCCCGGCGCGGGTAAGACGACCGCGCTGCGCCACTCGGGCCTGGTCTTTCCGTACCTCGATCCTGCGGGCGGCGGCGTGAAGGGCGTCGGCGGCACGCGCGGCTGCGACTGGTGGTTCACGAACGAAGCCATCCTGCTCGACACCGCGGGCCGCTACACGACCGAGGCCGACGATCACGACGAGTGGATGGCCTTCCTCGAGCAGCTCCACAAGTATCGCCCCGACAAGCCGATCAACGGCGTCATCGTCGCGGTGAACATGCACGACCTGGTCGACGCGACCGAGGAGCAGGTCGAGTCGACGGCGAAGAAGGTCCGCGCGCGCATCGACGAGATGCAGCAGACCCTCAAGATGGTCGTGCCGGTCTACGTGATGTTCACGAAGATCGACCTCATCCCGGGCTTCGTCGAGTTCTTCGGCGATCTCAAGAAGAGCGAGCGCGGCCAGCCCTTCGGCGCGACGTTCAAGCTCGAGGCCAACAAGAGCGAGCCCGGCAAGCTCTTCGACGCCGAGTTCGACACGCTCGTCGAGCGCGCCCACGATCGCGGCCTCCGCCGCATGGCCACCGAGCGCAGCCGCGAGGTGAAGGAGCGGGTCTACCAGTTCCCGCTCGAGTTCGCGGCCATCAAGGCGAACCTGTCGAGCTTCTTGAACGCCGCGTTCGCGCCGTCGAAGACGCCCGCTCTCGCGACGCCGATCATGCGCGGCTTCTACTTCACGAGCGGCACCCAGGAGGGCAAGCCCCTCGACCGCGTGCTCGGCAGCATGATGCGCGCCTTCGGCATGCGGCCCGCGATCGCGGAGGAGACCTCGCAGGCGGGCGCCCAGACCGAGGCGAAGAGTTACTTCCTGCGCGACGTCTTCATGAACGTCATCTTCCCGGACAAGGACATCGCGGCGCGCACCGCGGCCGAGATCCGGCGCCAGCGCCTGCAGCGCTTCGCGGCGGCCGCCATCGCGGCGGCGCTCGCGTTCGTGCTGCTCGTGCCGGCGGTCCTTTCGTTCATGAACAACCGCGCCCTCGTCGCCGAGACGTCCCGCATCTCGGCGGAGGCGGCGGCGGTGAAGTGGACCGACGGCGGCGCGCCGGTCGACAAGGTCGAGAAGCTCGACTCGCTCCGCGAGCACGCGCAGCTGCTCGATCAGTACCGCGAAGAGGGGCCCCCGGTGAGCTACCGCTGGGGCATGTACGCGGGCGACAAACTCTTCGAGCCGACCAAGGATCAGTACATCAAGAGCCTGCGCGAGGGCTTCGTGAAGCCGGTGCGCGCGCGGCTCGAGGATCGGCTGAGCGGCGCGACGGGCGCGAAGTACCTCGAGGAGTACAACGACCTCAAGACGTACCTCTTGCTCGGCGACGAGTACAAGACGCACCTCGTCCCCGAGGCGGACGCCGCCTGGGAGACGGGCCGGCTGCTTCAGCTCTGGACCGACCTGCTGCGCCCGAACACGGACATCCCCGAGAGCGACCTCAAGGCGAAGCTGCTCCCGCACGTGAAGTACTACGTGGATCTGCTCCGTCGCGGGGCGATCAAGGGCGAGGATCTCGACGTGGCGGTCGTCGGACGCACGCGTGACATCCTCGCGCGCGTCGGCCCGACGCAGCGCTACTACGATCGCTTCGTCACCGTGCTCGAGTACGAGAAGTACGACGAGAACGGGCCGAACACGCGCGACAACCTGAAGTACCCGCCCGTCGCGCTGAACGAGCTGTTCGCCGATCGCCCCGAGGTGCTCGGCAAGGTCCGCAGCTCGCAGAAGGAGCGCACGGGCAAGTGGTTCGAGGTTCGCGGCCCGTACACGTCGAAGGGCCACGCGCAGGTCGTCGCCTCGCTCGACGAGGGCATCAAGGTGCTCGAGCGCGAGCGCTGGGTCGTGCCCCTGACGCAGGAAGAAGAGCGCCAGGGCGACAAGATCCAGCAGGCGCTCGCCCGCGTTCGCCAGGACTACGACACGCAGTACATCCGCGAGTGGCTCGAGTTTTTCCGGGACGTGCAGGTCGAGGTCCCGCCGAACAACAAGGAAGCCATCGAGGAGTTCCGCGTCCTGTCGACGCCGGATTGGCCTTACCAGCGCCTCCTGCGCACGCTCGAGGACAACACGCAGTTCGACATGGAAGACGACGCGGCCGAGGCGGCGATGATGGCCGACGGCGGTCTGCTCGACCAGATCAAGGAGCGCGTCAAGCGCCGTGTCGACTCGCGCGTGGGCAGCAGGCTCGGCACGAGCGGTCGCGTCTCGAACCTCATCAACCTGAACGGGCCTGGAGGCCCCGGCGCGACGTACGATCCGATCCCGGACAAGTTCCGCCGGATGGTTCGCTTCGGCGTGCCCGAGATGCCGAAGCAGACGGCGGAGGGCGTGACGCCGCCGCCGCCGGCGCCTGCGGAGCTGTCGAAGTACATCGGTCACCTCGAGCGTCTGTCGGCGGAGATGGGCGCGATCGAGGATGCGCCTCCCGGGGCGAGCACGCAGAACGCGCGTGAGAAGTTCGGCGATGCGGTGCGCGAGACCGAGCAGCTCCTTCTCAAGATGGACGAGACGGGTCAGGAGCTGATGACGCCGCTGCTCATGAACCCGCTGCGCCAGGGCTACAAGGCCGTGATGCGCAGCGCGGGCGGCTCGGCGAGCGGTCTGTGGGAGGTGGTCGTGTGGCCTCCGTTCCGCGAGAAGATCAAGGATCGTTATCCGTTCGATCTCTCGTCGGCGCGCGACGCTTCGTTCGAGGACACGATCGCGTTCTTCAAGCCGAAGGACGGCACGCTCTGGGGCTTCTACGAGCAGTACCTCGATCCGTTCCACATCCGCGTCGGGCACGACTTCATCCCGAAGGGTGGTCTCGAGGGGTCGCCGAAGCCGGCCAAGCCGTTCACGCCCTTCAACGCGATGCTCTATCCGTGCCTGCACCGCGCGCACGAGATCACCGAGGCGATGTGGCCGGATGGTCCGGCGGAAAAACCGAAGGTCACGTTCAACGTGAACCTGAAGACGGTGAGCCCGATCGTGAGCGAGGTGGTGTTCGAGATCGACGGGCAGAAGCGGCTCTACCGCAACGAGAAGGAGTTCTGGCAGACCTTCACGTGGCCGGGCGAGAAGCACACGGGCGCGAAGCTGCGCGTGCGTGGCGCGGGTGGGCTCGACGAGGAGCTCACGCGTGAGGGTCCGTGGGGCATCTTCCGGCTCTTCGAGGCGGGGACGACCACGGCGGAGAAGGACAAGGACGACGTCTTCACGGTGACGTGGCAGATGACCGCGCCGCCGGTGACGGTGACGATGGAAGTGCGCCCGACGCGCGCGAATCATCCGTTCGTGAACAGCTTCTTCCGCGCGACGAACTGCCCGCCGAGCATCGGCGACGCCTTCGGCGGCAAGAAGGGCTCCTGA